The Pectobacterium wasabiae CFBP 3304 DNA segment ACCTCACCCGAATCCGGAACACTACGGCTGAAACTAACGCTAACGGGAGCCGATACCACGACGCCCGTTGCTGGCACGTTTACTAAATTCGACCTGGCTGGCGGGCCCTACAACATCGTGCAATCCATTCGCGGTAAAGAAGGCCTGTTCAACGGATCCGTGAACTATGCCGTTGAAATTTATGATGCGACAACCAACAAACTGCTCAATGCCTATGTCGCGAAGCAGTATCCAAACGCCATGAACGTCGGGGCCAGCGTGGGTGCACTGAGCGCTGCGGAGGTCGGTATCGATAAAGCGGCTGAAGAACTGGCCGACATGCTGAAGTAAGCGGAAAAAAACATAACTATGACAGTGCGGAACAGCATGATGACAATCTACCCCCACTTAATTATCTGTCCGCACTGCGACAGTGTGCACCATTACCGGGCGTTGAAATCCGGTGAGGCTGCACGCTGCACACGCTGTCAGGCCACGCTTTATCGTTCAGGATGGATAAATATCGGGCATCGACTGGCGCTGATACAAACAGCGGCTATCGTCTTTTTTATCGCGAATAGCTATCCAGTACTGACCGTCAGTTTCCATGCGTTACAAAATACGGCAACACTCTGGCAAGCGGCACTCGCGTTGGCTAACGGTGCAACCTTACCGCTGGCGGTAGGCTGTTTTTTTCTCCTGATTCTTGCCCCTTTTATGCAAATCATGCTGACTGGCTGGATATTGATGTTCGCCAACCAAGGTCGATGTGCCCCCGGTTTTATTCCCGTGATGAAGTTACTGCTATGGCTTCGTCCCTGGAGCATGTTGGAGATTGCGACGTTGGGCTTTCTGATCGCCGCCATCAAGCTCTCTGGTTTTATGCAAGTGATGCCGGGAGCGGGTTGCTGGGCGCTGGCGGCGCTGATGTTGCTACTCGTCGTCGTCAACAGTGTGGATCTTCGCCCGTTGTGGTCGCTGGTGCCCACAGACAGTAACCGCAGCGTGGTCAGCCATGAAAAGTAATCCTCCCGTCCAGCCGTTGCAACTGATCGCCTGTCCGCTGTGTGGGCTCGTCTGCCAGCATGAGGCCGACACACACAGTGCAGCACGCTGCCCGCGTTGCCAGTCGCGGCTGACATCTACCAACAGGACAAACACGACGCTTTCCTCTGCGCTGCTGGTCACCGCCCTGATTCTCTATATTCCTGCCAACACGTTACCCGTGATGTATACCCGCCTGTTCGGGTTGGGGAGCGAAAGTACCATCTTAAGCGGCGTGATTGATTTCTGGCACAGCGGTGATTACGGCATCGCCTTGCTGATCTTTACCGTCAGCATCGTCATCCCCTGTATGAAATTTTTGATTCTCGGCCTGCTGATCTCCATGTCGCGCCAAAAAAGCCGTAAGGCGATGGCCGAGCGTGCCGCACTGTATCGGCTAACGGAATGGGTGGGCTACTGGTCCATGCTGGATGTCGTCGTCATTGCTGCTGTCTCTGCACTTGTCAGATTCCCTCCCCTGAGTGAAGCGGAACCTCGCAGCGGCATGCTTTTTTTCGGGCTGGTGGTGATACTGACCATGTTGTCTGCCATGAGCTATGACCCACGTCTTATCTGGAAAGGTGAAGAAAAATGATCCACGAACAACCCAGCGATCCGGTGATTATCCGCCAACGCTGGCGAATCTCATTGATCTGGCTGGTGCCAGCGCTCGCCATGCTCACGGGTCTCGCCATGCTAATTCATACCTGGTCAGATACTGGGCCTAAAATCGTGATTTCCTTTCAGAGTGCAACCGGCCTTGAAGCCGATCGCACCGTCGTCAAATATAAAGACGTAACGGTAGGCACCGTAAAGGACATTTCATTGAGTCAGGACAGTGAGCAAGTTCTTGTCACCGTGCAACTTAATCGCAGTGCGGAAAGTCTGGCCCATGCCGATAGTCGCTTTTGGGTCGTTCGTCCACGGGTCGGCATCGGCGGCGTAACGGGCATTGATACTCTGCTCTCTGGCGCTTACATTGGGGCCGATAAAGGTGAATCCACTCAGGGCGAAACTCGCTTTGTCGGTTTAGAGTCGCCGCCGACGGTGATTAACGGCATGCCGGGTAGCCGCTTTGTCATTCAGGCAGACGATCTCGGGTCGTTGGATAGTGGTTCGCCGGTTTACTACCGCCGCATCCCCGTTGGTCGCGTCGCATCCTACCAGTTGAACAGCGATGGCCACGGCGTCCAACTCCAAATTTTTATTGATGCACCCTATGACCGGTTTGTCACGCCGAATACTCGCTTCTGGAATGCCAGCGGGATGGATCTTTCCGTTGATGCCAACGGCTTTCGCCTTAGAACGCAAACCCTCGCAGCCGTCGTGGCTGGCGGCATTGCTTTTTCCACCCCCGATCTAGACAACGTCATCACCCGACCGGAACCGCTAACCACCTACAAACTGGCACGCGACCAGGAATCAGCCCTGTCACCACCTGATGGCCCGCCCATCCTTTTCAAACTCCGTTTTGACCGATCGTTACACGGTCTGGAGGTCGGTGCGCCCGTGGAATTTTCCAGCGTCAAAATCGGCCACGTGACCACCATTGATCTGGATTACAGTAAAACGGGCTACCGCTTTCCTACGGTTGTCAGCATTGAAGTGTTTCCCAATCGTCTCGGCAACGTGCTGAATAAACTCCCAAAGCAGGCGATGTCGCTCGAACAACAAACGGCTGAGTTTACGCGCGATCTGGTCGAGCACGGCCTGCGTGCACAGGTTGCGCCAAGCAATTTGTTGACCGGGCAGCTCTATATCTCACTCGATTTTGTACCCGATGCGATAAAAACGTCGTTTGATGTCAACGCTAGCCCGTTAGTTCTGCCCACCGTCAATGGGGGGTTTGATCGGTTACAGACGCAGATGGCAAGCATCATCGGCAAGATTGACAACCTGCCATTGGATGCCATAGGTCGCAACATGAACACCACGTTGCTCGAAGCCAATAAAGCGCTCCGGCAGGTCAATGGGCAGACATTGCCAGAGGCCAATCGGTTAATGAAACAAATGCAACAAGCCGCACGCCGTGCTCAGGATGTACTGGAAGAAGATTCACCACTGCAACTGGGCATAACACAGTCATTACAGGAAATTCAGCGTACCTTACGCGCGCTGCGCAGTCTGGCAGAACAGATCGATCGTCATCCAGAGTCACTGCTTCAGGGACGGCAGCATGATTCGCCACCGCCAGCATTTCATCACGATATCGCCACCCAAGAAGGTTCCTCAAAATGAAGCCATTGGCACTATTCTGTCGGTTGGTTATTATCACAGCACTCAGCGCCTGTTCATCACCTCCGGTGCACTATCACACGCTGCTTGCACCAGCATCACCGACTGCAACCACTGCGCATACCGCTCCCTTTTTCATTGATGTGCTGCCTGTTGGCGTTCCAGACCAAATTGATACGTCGCAGCTCGTTATTCGGCAAGGTGATAGCGGTGCTGCCGTGCTGGATAACGAACGCTGGCTCAGTCCGCTGGGTGAGGAAATCCGCACTGCGCTTTCAGCCGGACTGAAGCAACGTCTCAACACACAGGATATTTCAGGGCTGGTGCGTCCGGCAGAAACACCGGTAGTCAGAATCCACCTTCAGGTTCGACGATTTGATAGCTGGCCAGGTCAATTGGTAGCCTTTGAGGCCGACTGGAGCCTGAGTGACGTTGGGGAAGATGAGCGCGCACGTTTGCTCTGTCGCAGCCAGTTTACCGAGCAGGTTGCAGGAAGTGATGCCACTCTGCTACGCGCCCAGCAGCAAATCATGGCTCGGTTAGCAGACCAAATCGCAGCAACGGCAATCCGCTGGGTGCCAGAACATAAAGGAACCTGTCTTACACCGCAGCCCCAGCCATAAACATACTGACCGCATCCCCCACTATCGCGCGGATGCGTTCGAGGCTTATTGGCTGTAAATGACGGTGGAATATGCGATCATCGATTTCTGCCGTCAGCAGTGCTAAGAATTGCAATGCTCGCACACGTGGATGCGCTGGCTTCAGTTCCTGCCGCGCTATCGCCGCCGCCATCAACTCAGACAGTTTATCGACATTCTCTTTTGGGCCAGATTCATAAAACAGAGAACCAATATCAGAATGCCCGGCTTCCGCCACCACCATCCGATAAATCGCCATGGCGCTGCTATCGTTGGTTAATACGTACAGAATACGCTCACCGAAGCGAGTCAGTTGCACTTCCAGCGTTTCGGACGCCAGTGCCTCTGTCATCAACTCTGCGGTTGCCTCGGAAAGATGCATCGTTGCATGTTCACGCACGACGGCGGTAAACAGTTCTTCTTTGGTTGAAAAATAACCATACAACGTAGCCTTGGAACCGCCGACCCGCTTTGCCAGCTCATTCATGGTCGCACGTTCGTAGCCCATTTCCTGAAAAAGCTGCGCCGCCGTTTTAACGATGGCCTCACGACGAGCCTTAGTGCGGACTTTCATCACCACTCCTGCCAGCCGATGCTGACGAGCAAAATAGGATTCGATATAGCAATATTATCAAAACATTAGCTTCGCCGCCGCCTCTTTACATAAGACCACATTACTGTCGGTAAAATGCGACGAAAAACGGGAAAAACGCGATAATGAACATCAAAGGATGATGGGGGTTGATAAGCTAAAACGGATTATTTACTATCCCGCTCCGAATGCAGAAATGTCCTAGTCGCAGGAACGCAAGCGTATGGGCGATTTGAGTATGGCGAGAGAACTGTTTTTAGGGCGCGTGACTTAACACCACACACCCTAAATTCAGTAAACAGAATAGGAGCAAAACTATGGGTAATTCCCTGGGTTGGCAAATCAATTTGTAACAATTTTTTTTTAAAATTTACTGTCTTAACTTTTTTATAAATTGTCCTATTCATGAAAAAATTATAAGTGATATCATGGGGTAACAGTAGTTAGACTTAGGTATAGGTTCGGGCTATACTTTTATGTTCCTGTCAATACGATAGGTATATTCTCGCTTTTATTGAGGTCGTTACATGTCTGTATTTTGCTCTGATAATGAAATTATCAATAACACGATAAAAACCTATCTCAGCCGAAAGCTAAAACAGTATGGCGATCTGAAATACGCCTACATGATCATGAACAAGAAAAACCCATCGCAGGTTGTGATCATTTCAAATTACCCGCAAGAATGGGTTAATACGTATAAAGAAAATAACTATCAGCATATCGATCCCGTTATTTTAACGGCGATCAATAAAGTATCACCATTCTCTTGGGAAGATAATATTGTTATTAATTCCAAACTGAAATTCTCCAAGATTTTTAATCTATCAAAAGAATACGATATTGTTAATGGTTACACTTTTGTCTTGCATGACAACAATAACAATCTGGCTGCGTTATCGATTATGTTTGAAGAAAATGCGCTAATGGATATGGAAAATATTGTTGAAAAAAACAAAGACAAATTACAAATGCTGCTTATTGTCATTCATGAAAAAATCACTACGCTTTATAAAGAGATAACGCAAACCCCACAGAGCAAAAAGCAAAGCGATAAAGAGATATTTTCTCAGCGTGAAAACGAAATTCTCTACTGGGCCAGTATGGGGAAGACCTATCCGGAAATTGCGCTAATTTTGGGTATAAAGATTAGCACCGTGAAATTTCATATCGGTAATGTGGTAAAAAAACTCGGTGTTCTCAATGCCAAGCATGCCATCAGACTGGGCGTGGAATTACAGCTCATCAAGCCAGAACCACTATAGCCATCATCACGTCTATTTCACGTTGTTGGAATAGACGATTGTACGTTCGTTCTACTGCGCGTGATAACATCCTCCCGTAATACATAATTCATTATGTGTTCCCTGCCGAGGTAATTCTCTGCCATTCCAGCGGGTCATATCTCCTTACTGCCCATTCCTCTGCCGCTTATTCACCTTACAATCCGTTACCGATTAGGCTTTCGCCTTTTACCGCAGAGTCATATTAATGACATCGCCCCTGCTCCATACTGAACATCGCTACTTTCGCATGCTCCGTTTACCCTGATATCTTGCACCAACCGGAGATCTGTCATGAAACGAAACACGATCCTGCTCTTCACGATTTCTGCCATCGTTTTACTCACAGCAGCCACGGCAAT contains these protein-coding regions:
- a CDS encoding paraquat-inducible protein A; this translates as MTIYPHLIICPHCDSVHHYRALKSGEAARCTRCQATLYRSGWINIGHRLALIQTAAIVFFIANSYPVLTVSFHALQNTATLWQAALALANGATLPLAVGCFFLLILAPFMQIMLTGWILMFANQGRCAPGFIPVMKLLLWLRPWSMLEIATLGFLIAAIKLSGFMQVMPGAGCWALAALMLLLVVVNSVDLRPLWSLVPTDSNRSVVSHEK
- a CDS encoding DUF3313 domain-containing protein; protein product: MVTLSQVARPTVLALVVILAGCASNSPVRYSGIASSSQLAQNSGEHADRIPYRYTTSVDWKQYTHIIVDPVSIYQGSDNQFKDMSPQDKQSLAAYMQDTFSKTLRSRFNEVTSPESGTLRLKLTLTGADTTTPVAGTFTKFDLAGGPYNIVQSIRGKEGLFNGSVNYAVEIYDATTNKLLNAYVAKQYPNAMNVGASVGALSAAEVGIDKAAEELADMLK
- a CDS encoding PqiC family protein; translated protein: MKPLALFCRLVIITALSACSSPPVHYHTLLAPASPTATTAHTAPFFIDVLPVGVPDQIDTSQLVIRQGDSGAAVLDNERWLSPLGEEIRTALSAGLKQRLNTQDISGLVRPAETPVVRIHLQVRRFDSWPGQLVAFEADWSLSDVGEDERARLLCRSQFTEQVAGSDATLLRAQQQIMARLADQIAATAIRWVPEHKGTCLTPQPQP
- a CDS encoding paraquat-inducible protein A — encoded protein: MKSNPPVQPLQLIACPLCGLVCQHEADTHSAARCPRCQSRLTSTNRTNTTLSSALLVTALILYIPANTLPVMYTRLFGLGSESTILSGVIDFWHSGDYGIALLIFTVSIVIPCMKFLILGLLISMSRQKSRKAMAERAALYRLTEWVGYWSMLDVVVIAAVSALVRFPPLSEAEPRSGMLFFGLVVILTMLSAMSYDPRLIWKGEEK
- a CDS encoding PqiB family protein, with amino-acid sequence MIHEQPSDPVIIRQRWRISLIWLVPALAMLTGLAMLIHTWSDTGPKIVISFQSATGLEADRTVVKYKDVTVGTVKDISLSQDSEQVLVTVQLNRSAESLAHADSRFWVVRPRVGIGGVTGIDTLLSGAYIGADKGESTQGETRFVGLESPPTVINGMPGSRFVIQADDLGSLDSGSPVYYRRIPVGRVASYQLNSDGHGVQLQIFIDAPYDRFVTPNTRFWNASGMDLSVDANGFRLRTQTLAAVVAGGIAFSTPDLDNVITRPEPLTTYKLARDQESALSPPDGPPILFKLRFDRSLHGLEVGAPVEFSSVKIGHVTTIDLDYSKTGYRFPTVVSIEVFPNRLGNVLNKLPKQAMSLEQQTAEFTRDLVEHGLRAQVAPSNLLTGQLYISLDFVPDAIKTSFDVNASPLVLPTVNGGFDRLQTQMASIIGKIDNLPLDAIGRNMNTTLLEANKALRQVNGQTLPEANRLMKQMQQAARRAQDVLEEDSPLQLGITQSLQEIQRTLRALRSLAEQIDRHPESLLQGRQHDSPPPAFHHDIATQEGSSK
- a CDS encoding helix-turn-helix transcriptional regulator; translated protein: MSVFCSDNEIINNTIKTYLSRKLKQYGDLKYAYMIMNKKNPSQVVIISNYPQEWVNTYKENNYQHIDPVILTAINKVSPFSWEDNIVINSKLKFSKIFNLSKEYDIVNGYTFVLHDNNNNLAALSIMFEENALMDMENIVEKNKDKLQMLLIVIHEKITTLYKEITQTPQSKKQSDKEIFSQRENEILYWASMGKTYPEIALILGIKISTVKFHIGNVVKKLGVLNAKHAIRLGVELQLIKPEPL
- a CDS encoding TetR/AcrR family transcriptional regulator, which translates into the protein MKVRTKARREAIVKTAAQLFQEMGYERATMNELAKRVGGSKATLYGYFSTKEELFTAVVREHATMHLSEATAELMTEALASETLEVQLTRFGERILYVLTNDSSAMAIYRMVVAEAGHSDIGSLFYESGPKENVDKLSELMAAAIARQELKPAHPRVRALQFLALLTAEIDDRIFHRHLQPISLERIRAIVGDAVSMFMAGAAV